From Pseudomonas sp. stari2, a single genomic window includes:
- a CDS encoding GntP family permease, whose amino-acid sequence MFGMSHDAYLLLDAVVTVIGLIVLITKFKIHPFIALTIAAAFLGLTSGMPIGTIIKAFQDGFGGVLGFVGIILALGTMLGKMMAESGGADQIAQTLIRAFGKDKVQWAMMFAAFLVGIPLFFEIGFVLLIPLVFIVARRTGVSIIKIGIPLLAGLSAVHGLVPPHPGPLLAIGVFGADIGKTILYGLIVALPTAIIAGPIFGTFIAKHIPGHPNQELVDQLARETDSAKLPSFGITLVTVLLPVFLMLLKTFADVALPDGHFFRTWMDMIGHPISALLLALLLSLYTFGAKQGIGSQQMLKWLDASLAPTAAIILIIGAGGGFKQMLVTSGVGDVIGHMAVSAQISPILLAWLVAAVIRIATGSATVATITGAGIVVPVVGMIPGVNRELLVLATGAGSLILSHVNDAGFWLVKQYFNMTVAETFKTWTAMETILSVVGLGFILLLSLFV is encoded by the coding sequence ATGTTTGGCATGTCCCATGACGCCTACCTGCTGCTTGATGCAGTAGTCACGGTGATCGGGCTTATCGTCCTGATCACCAAGTTCAAGATCCATCCCTTTATTGCGCTGACCATCGCCGCCGCGTTCCTCGGCCTGACGTCCGGCATGCCGATCGGCACCATCATCAAGGCGTTCCAGGACGGCTTCGGTGGCGTGCTCGGTTTCGTCGGCATCATCCTCGCGCTGGGCACCATGCTCGGCAAAATGATGGCCGAATCCGGCGGTGCCGATCAGATCGCCCAGACCCTGATCCGCGCCTTCGGCAAGGACAAAGTGCAGTGGGCGATGATGTTCGCCGCGTTCCTGGTGGGCATTCCGCTGTTCTTCGAAATCGGCTTCGTGCTGCTGATTCCGCTGGTGTTCATCGTTGCTCGTCGCACTGGCGTGTCGATCATCAAGATCGGTATCCCGCTGCTCGCCGGCCTGTCCGCCGTGCATGGTCTGGTGCCACCGCACCCGGGCCCGCTGCTGGCCATCGGCGTGTTCGGTGCCGACATCGGCAAGACCATTCTCTACGGTCTGATCGTTGCGCTGCCGACCGCCATCATTGCCGGCCCGATCTTCGGTACGTTCATCGCCAAGCACATCCCGGGTCATCCGAATCAGGAACTGGTCGATCAACTGGCCCGTGAAACCGATTCGGCCAAGCTGCCAAGCTTCGGCATCACCCTGGTCACCGTGCTGCTGCCGGTGTTCCTGATGCTGCTGAAAACCTTCGCCGACGTGGCGCTTCCGGACGGTCATTTCTTCCGCACCTGGATGGACATGATCGGTCACCCGATCTCGGCGTTGTTGCTGGCCTTGCTGCTGTCGCTGTACACCTTCGGCGCCAAGCAGGGCATCGGTTCTCAGCAGATGCTCAAGTGGCTGGATGCGAGCCTGGCGCCGACTGCCGCGATCATCCTGATCATCGGTGCCGGCGGCGGCTTCAAGCAGATGCTGGTGACCAGCGGCGTGGGCGACGTGATCGGCCACATGGCGGTCAGCGCACAGATCTCGCCGATCCTGTTGGCATGGCTGGTGGCGGCGGTGATCCGCATCGCCACCGGTTCGGCGACCGTCGCGACCATTACTGGCGCGGGCATCGTGGTGCCGGTGGTGGGGATGATTCCGGGCGTGAACCGTGAGCTGCTGGTGCTGGCCACCGGTGCCGGCTCGCTGATCCTGTCCCACGTCAACGACGCCGGTTTCTGGCTGGTGAAGCAGTACTTCAACATGACCGTGGCCGAGACCTTCAAGACCTGGACGGCGATGGAAACCATCCTGTCGGTGGTGGGTCTGGGCTTCATTCTGTTGCTGTCGCTGTTCGTCTAA
- a CDS encoding GyrI-like domain-containing protein: MDEQKRVEVAEPRFEHGHFLLIAGFRDRFTKETVQDIPALWEKLIPHIGNIPGQKGEVTYGVCSNFDGNGGFDYMAGVEIRKLDDFPQEKYPWIEILPRQYAVFEHKGSLDQLPQTIEYIYKTWLPASEYRGLNAPELERYSADFNPKLKTGKLEICVPVEKKT, translated from the coding sequence ATGGATGAGCAAAAACGCGTCGAAGTGGCTGAACCTCGCTTCGAACATGGACACTTCCTGCTGATTGCAGGTTTTCGCGATCGCTTTACCAAAGAGACCGTCCAGGACATCCCTGCGCTGTGGGAAAAACTGATCCCGCACATCGGAAATATTCCGGGGCAGAAGGGCGAAGTGACCTACGGTGTCTGCAGCAATTTCGACGGCAACGGCGGTTTCGATTACATGGCCGGGGTCGAAATCAGGAAGCTGGATGACTTCCCGCAGGAAAAGTATCCGTGGATCGAAATCCTCCCGCGCCAGTACGCGGTATTCGAACACAAGGGTTCGCTGGATCAGCTGCCGCAGACCATCGAGTACATCTACAAAACCTGGCTGCCGGCCTCCGAATACAGGGGCCTCAACGCCCCGGAGCTGGAACGCTACAGCGCCGATTTCAATCCGAAGCTCAAAACCGGCAAGCTGGAAATCTGCGTCCCGGTCGAAAAGAAAACCTGA
- a CDS encoding methyl-accepting chemotaxis protein: MFNLHHKADLQEIERFSCALTEANAKLAAISRSMAMIEFSPDGIVLDANDNFCKTMGYSAEEVRGKHHRIFCEEEFYRSEEYAKLWRDLARGEPISGTFLRLNKSGREIWLEASYMPVYGPDKQVRSVIKVASDITARVNKEKEEESMLAAISRSMAVIEFTPEGNVITANDNFLKTMQYSLNEIVGHHHSLFCHRAEAESAQYKAFWASLNRGEYHSHRFERKNKSGQTVYLEASYNPLFDAKGRLYKVVKFASDITHQMTTLQTAAESAHSTSVQNDACAQKGSQVVQQTVQIIQDISRDLNEAALSIDAVSKQSDIIGTIVQTIRGIADQTNLLALNAAIEAARAGEHGRGFAVVADEVRSLAARTSQATLEIVDVVRKNHELSLSAVSSMQSSLSRTGLGVELANEAGDAIREIQQGSRHVVDAISQFNETLQLN; this comes from the coding sequence ATGTTCAACCTACATCACAAGGCTGACCTGCAGGAAATCGAGCGTTTCAGCTGTGCATTGACTGAAGCCAATGCGAAGTTGGCGGCGATCAGCCGTTCGATGGCGATGATCGAGTTCAGCCCCGACGGCATCGTTCTGGATGCCAATGACAACTTCTGCAAGACCATGGGCTACAGCGCCGAAGAGGTGCGTGGCAAACATCACCGGATCTTTTGTGAAGAAGAGTTCTATCGCAGCGAGGAATACGCCAAGTTGTGGCGTGACCTGGCCCGGGGCGAACCCATTAGCGGTACTTTTCTGCGCTTGAACAAGAGCGGCCGGGAGATCTGGCTCGAAGCCAGTTACATGCCGGTGTATGGCCCGGACAAACAAGTCCGCAGTGTGATCAAAGTGGCCTCGGACATTACGGCGCGAGTGAACAAGGAAAAAGAAGAGGAAAGCATGCTCGCCGCTATCAGTCGTTCGATGGCCGTGATCGAGTTCACCCCGGAAGGCAATGTGATCACGGCCAACGACAACTTCCTCAAGACCATGCAGTACTCGCTCAACGAAATCGTTGGTCATCACCACAGTCTGTTCTGTCACCGTGCCGAAGCCGAGTCGGCGCAATACAAGGCGTTCTGGGCCTCGCTCAATCGCGGCGAATATCACTCGCACCGCTTCGAGCGCAAGAACAAGTCCGGACAGACCGTTTATCTCGAAGCCTCTTACAATCCGCTGTTCGACGCCAAGGGCCGGTTGTACAAAGTGGTGAAGTTTGCCAGTGACATCACCCATCAGATGACCACGTTGCAGACCGCTGCGGAATCGGCCCACAGCACCTCGGTACAAAACGACGCCTGTGCGCAAAAAGGCTCACAGGTCGTGCAGCAAACGGTGCAGATCATTCAGGATATTTCCCGCGACCTCAACGAAGCGGCGCTGAGCATCGATGCGGTGAGCAAGCAATCGGACATCATCGGCACCATCGTTCAGACCATTCGCGGGATCGCCGACCAGACCAACCTGCTGGCGCTCAACGCGGCCATCGAAGCGGCGCGGGCGGGTGAACACGGGCGCGGTTTTGCGGTGGTGGCGGACGAAGTGCGCAGCCTCGCGGCGCGGACCAGTCAGGCGACCCTGGAGATCGTCGATGTGGTACGCAAGAACCATGAGCTGTCATTGAGTGCAGTGTCGAGCATGCAGTCGAGCCTGAGCCGCACCGGGCTCGGGGTGGAACTGGCGAACGAGGCGGGGGACGCGATCCGCGAGATTCAGCAGGGCTCGCGGCATGTGGTGGATGCGATCAGCCAGTTCAACGAGACGTTGCAGTTGAACTGA
- the alaC gene encoding alanine transaminase has translation MAEQGSPRRFARIDRLPPYVFNITAELKMAARRRGEDIIDLSMGNPDGATPPHIVEKLVQVAQREDTHGYSTSKGIPRLRRAISNWYKERYEVDIDPESEAIVTIGSKEGLAHLMLATLDQGDTVLVPNPSYPIHIYGAVIAGAQVRSVPLVPGVDFFDELERAIRGSIPKPKMMILGFPSNPTAQCVELDFFERVIALAKQYDVLVVHDLAYADIVYDGWKAPSIMQVPGAKDIAVEFFTLSKSYNMAGWRIGFMVGNPELVSALARIKSYHDYGTFTPLQVAAIAALEGDQQCVRDIAEQYRQRRNVLVKGLHELGWMVENPKASMYVWAKIPDAYAHLGSLEFAKKLLAEAKVCVSPGVGFGEYGDDHVRFALIENQDRIRQAVRGIRGMFRADGLGTK, from the coding sequence ATGGCTGAACAAGGTTCGCCGCGCCGCTTTGCGCGCATTGATCGACTCCCCCCTTACGTTTTCAACATCACCGCCGAGCTGAAGATGGCCGCCCGACGTCGTGGCGAAGACATCATCGACTTGAGCATGGGCAACCCCGACGGCGCCACGCCGCCGCACATCGTTGAAAAACTGGTGCAGGTTGCACAACGCGAAGACACCCACGGCTACTCCACGTCCAAGGGCATTCCGCGCCTGCGTCGGGCGATTTCCAACTGGTACAAGGAACGCTACGAGGTCGATATCGACCCTGAAAGCGAAGCCATCGTCACCATCGGTTCCAAGGAAGGCCTGGCTCACCTGATGCTGGCGACCCTGGATCAGGGCGACACCGTGCTGGTGCCGAACCCGAGCTACCCGATTCACATCTACGGTGCCGTGATTGCCGGCGCCCAGGTGCGGTCGGTGCCGCTGGTGCCAGGTGTGGATTTCTTCGACGAGCTGGAACGGGCGATTCGCGGCTCGATCCCGAAACCGAAGATGATGATTCTGGGCTTCCCGTCCAACCCTACCGCGCAGTGCGTGGAGCTGGATTTCTTCGAACGCGTGATCGCCCTCGCCAAACAGTACGACGTGCTGGTGGTGCACGATCTGGCCTACGCCGACATCGTCTATGACGGCTGGAAAGCCCCGTCGATCATGCAGGTGCCGGGCGCCAAGGACATCGCGGTGGAGTTTTTCACCCTGTCCAAGAGCTACAACATGGCGGGCTGGCGGATCGGTTTCATGGTCGGCAACCCGGAACTGGTCAGCGCCCTGGCGCGAATCAAGAGCTACCACGACTACGGCACGTTCACCCCGCTGCAGGTGGCCGCGATTGCTGCGCTGGAAGGCGATCAGCAATGCGTGCGCGACATCGCCGAGCAGTATCGTCAGCGCCGTAACGTGCTGGTCAAAGGCCTGCATGAACTGGGCTGGATGGTCGAAAACCCGAAAGCCTCGATGTACGTCTGGGCGAAGATTCCCGACGCCTACGCGCACCTCGGCTCGCTGGAGTTCGCCAAGAAGCTGCTGGCCGAGGCCAAGGTCTGCGTCTCGCCGGGTGTCGGCTTTGGTGAGTACGGCGACGATCACGTGCGCTTCGCGCTGATCGAGAACCAGGACAGGATTCGTCAGGCGGTACGCGGGATTCGCGGGATGTTCCGGGCGGATGGCCTGGGCACCAAGTAA
- a CDS encoding LysR family transcriptional regulator → MNFNSESIELFLAVIERGSFSAAARALGKVPSAVSMAVGNLEAELGYPLFDRSHREPQPTAMALSLVPHARLIADQLKQLQVHAVQLSLGLESKLSIGVAADIDRRRLLAAIKEISERHPLLDIEVLTAPQDDVLAMLHSGRVSVCLAFAGLSVNVLERFQFVGSERMIATLAADSPLLQGQDLFLEDLVHVRQIVVGSRDLPISETRPLVAESHWRTDNLETALEMVEAGLGWGNFPLSVVQPWLDSGRLKRLNFRNIENGLVLPVHAVWLKSQPLQKGALALVELLGG, encoded by the coding sequence GTGAATTTCAACAGCGAAAGCATCGAGCTGTTTCTCGCCGTAATCGAACGCGGCTCGTTTTCCGCCGCTGCCAGGGCGTTGGGCAAAGTCCCGTCGGCAGTAAGCATGGCCGTCGGCAATCTGGAGGCCGAACTCGGCTATCCCTTGTTTGATCGCAGTCATCGCGAACCGCAACCCACGGCCATGGCGCTTTCGCTGGTGCCCCATGCGCGATTGATCGCCGATCAGCTCAAGCAATTGCAGGTGCACGCGGTGCAGTTGTCGCTGGGGCTGGAGAGCAAATTGTCGATTGGCGTGGCGGCGGATATCGATCGTCGACGGTTGCTGGCGGCCATCAAGGAGATCAGCGAACGTCATCCGCTGCTCGATATCGAAGTGTTGACCGCGCCGCAGGACGATGTGCTGGCGATGCTTCACAGTGGCCGGGTCAGCGTGTGCCTGGCGTTCGCCGGGTTGAGCGTGAACGTGCTGGAGCGTTTTCAGTTTGTCGGCAGTGAACGGATGATCGCCACGCTGGCAGCGGACAGTCCGCTGTTGCAGGGGCAGGATCTGTTTCTCGAGGATCTGGTACACGTGCGGCAGATTGTGGTCGGCAGCCGCGACTTGCCGATCAGCGAAACCCGGCCGCTGGTGGCTGAATCCCACTGGCGCACCGACAATCTGGAGACGGCGCTGGAGATGGTCGAGGCAGGGTTGGGCTGGGGCAATTTTCCACTGTCGGTGGTGCAACCTTGGCTTGATAGCGGACGATTGAAACGGCTGAATTTCCGTAACATCGAAAACGGCCTGGTGCTGCCGGTACACGCGGTGTGGCTCAAGAGCCAGCCGTTGCAGAAGGGGGCGCTGGCTCTTGTGGAGTTGCTGGGCGGTTGA
- a CDS encoding LacI family DNA-binding transcriptional regulator, which translates to MTTPKNDKNTRTTGRPTLNEVARLAGVSPITASRALRGVSTVATELVEKVQKAALELNYVVNPAARALASAQSHSVVVLVPSLANLLFIDTLEAIHRVLTPKGFEVLIGNFHYSRDEEENLLRNYMAYQPRGLLLTGFDRTETSRRMIEASNIPCVYMMELDSAAGVNCVGFSQLSAGETAAEHLLSRGRKRLAYIGAQLDQRTLLRGEGFRKALQKAGRYDPDLEVLTPRSSSVGLGGELFLQLLAAHPDVDAIFFGNDDLAQGALLEALRNDIRIPEQVAILGFNDLPMSEHMVPRLSSINTPREAIGRRAAEQMLTLMAGNSVARPVEDMGFELKIREST; encoded by the coding sequence ATGACCACCCCTAAAAACGATAAAAACACCCGCACCACCGGCCGTCCCACCCTCAATGAAGTTGCCCGGCTGGCTGGCGTCAGCCCGATTACCGCTTCTCGCGCATTGCGCGGGGTCAGCACCGTCGCCACCGAACTGGTGGAAAAAGTCCAGAAAGCCGCGCTGGAACTCAACTACGTGGTCAACCCCGCCGCCCGCGCCCTGGCCTCGGCCCAGAGCCATTCGGTGGTAGTGCTGGTGCCTTCGCTGGCCAACCTGTTGTTCATCGACACCCTGGAAGCCATTCATCGGGTGCTCACGCCCAAAGGCTTCGAAGTGCTGATCGGCAACTTCCACTATTCCCGCGATGAAGAAGAGAACCTGCTGCGCAACTACATGGCCTATCAGCCACGCGGCCTCCTGCTGACCGGCTTCGACCGCACCGAAACCTCGCGGCGGATGATCGAGGCCAGCAATATTCCCTGCGTGTACATGATGGAACTGGACAGCGCCGCCGGGGTGAACTGCGTCGGTTTCTCCCAGCTCAGCGCCGGTGAAACCGCTGCAGAACATTTGCTGTCCCGTGGCCGCAAGCGCCTGGCGTACATCGGCGCGCAGCTTGATCAACGCACCCTGCTGCGCGGTGAAGGCTTTCGCAAGGCGTTGCAGAAGGCCGGCCGCTACGATCCGGATCTGGAAGTGCTGACCCCGCGTTCATCCTCCGTGGGCCTGGGCGGCGAGTTGTTCCTGCAACTGCTGGCGGCGCATCCGGACGTCGATGCGATCTTTTTCGGCAACGACGACCTGGCTCAGGGCGCCCTGCTCGAAGCCCTGCGCAACGACATCAGGATCCCCGAGCAAGTGGCGATCCTCGGCTTCAACGACCTGCCGATGTCGGAGCACATGGTGCCGCGCCTGAGCAGCATCAACACCCCGCGCGAGGCCATCGGCCGGCGTGCGGCGGAGCAGATGCTGACGCTGATGGCCGGCAACAGTGTGGCGCGCCCGGTCGAGGACATGGGCTTCGAACTGAAAATCCGCGAGAGCACCTGA
- a CDS encoding LysE family translocator, protein MEFTSGFLLSLSLCLDIGVANIAMITLAMQRGYFQGFALGLGTCVGDLIYAVLALAGMTVLLQYETVRWVLWIGGSALLIYFAAKMIYSAIHHEEQLAATAEVGHNSHRKEFFRGIFLAMSSPSAILWFAAVGGTLIARSGGGGPLSSALFLGGFLCAGLLWSAGLCFAASHGGKLLGDKLLRYSYMASAAIFCYFAVYVIVSGYNEFIGSGAAEALHTL, encoded by the coding sequence ATGGAATTCACCAGCGGCTTCTTGCTGAGCCTTTCGCTGTGCCTGGACATCGGCGTGGCCAACATCGCGATGATCACGTTGGCCATGCAGCGCGGCTATTTTCAGGGCTTCGCGCTGGGTCTCGGTACCTGCGTCGGCGACCTGATCTACGCCGTCCTGGCGCTGGCCGGGATGACCGTTCTGCTGCAATACGAAACCGTGCGCTGGGTGCTGTGGATTGGCGGTTCGGCGCTGCTGATCTACTTCGCGGCGAAGATGATCTATTCGGCGATCCATCACGAGGAGCAATTGGCGGCGACGGCCGAAGTCGGCCATAACTCCCATCGCAAGGAATTCTTCCGCGGGATTTTTCTCGCCATGTCGTCGCCAAGCGCCATCCTCTGGTTCGCGGCAGTGGGCGGCACCTTGATCGCCCGTTCCGGTGGCGGTGGCCCTTTGAGTTCGGCGCTGTTCCTTGGCGGTTTTCTGTGTGCCGGGTTGCTGTGGTCAGCGGGCCTGTGCTTCGCCGCGAGCCACGGCGGCAAACTGCTGGGCGACAAGCTGCTGCGCTATTCCTACATGGCATCTGCAGCGATCTTCTGCTATTTCGCGGTCTACGTGATCGTATCCGGCTATAACGAATTCATCGGCTCCGGCGCCGCCGAGGCCCTGCATACGCTGTAA
- a CDS encoding gluconokinase: MNHPITALVIMGVAGCGKTCVSEALCQLSGATAIEGDTFHPAANIEKMSAGIPLNDEDRAGWLDSLCDELRRVDALGERPVLTCSALKHIYRERLRSALPGLGFVFLELTPEVAADRVSHRPGHFMPATLIESQFATLESPVGEPLTLALNASIHSVEELASQAHVWWQAHGLKQAV; the protein is encoded by the coding sequence ATGAATCATCCCATCACCGCCCTGGTCATCATGGGCGTTGCCGGTTGCGGCAAGACGTGCGTCAGCGAGGCTCTGTGCCAATTGAGCGGCGCCACTGCCATTGAAGGCGATACTTTCCATCCGGCCGCGAACATCGAAAAGATGAGCGCGGGGATCCCCCTGAACGACGAAGACCGTGCCGGCTGGCTCGACAGCCTGTGCGATGAGCTGCGTCGTGTTGACGCTCTGGGCGAACGCCCGGTGCTGACCTGCTCGGCCCTCAAGCACATTTACCGCGAACGTCTGCGCAGCGCCTTGCCGGGCCTGGGCTTTGTGTTCCTCGAATTGACGCCTGAAGTCGCCGCCGACCGCGTGTCCCATCGCCCGGGCCACTTCATGCCGGCGACGCTGATCGAAAGTCAGTTCGCCACCCTCGAATCGCCGGTAGGCGAGCCGTTGACCCTTGCCCTGAATGCTTCGATCCACAGCGTTGAAGAACTCGCGTCGCAAGCCCATGTCTGGTGGCAGGCTCATGGCCTGAAACAGGCGGTATGA
- a CDS encoding GNAT family N-acetyltransferase, giving the protein MNTVIRHVTAADLDRCYAIETLAYEGDEAATREKIATRIATWPDGFIVAEVDGQVAGFINSGAAFEVQMSDEAFKELIGHDPAGPNVVIMSVVVHPDYQGLGLAKRLLGEFIERMRAQGKATIHLMCKERHIPLYAGFGFAYIKPSESDHGGMAWHEMILTL; this is encoded by the coding sequence ATGAACACCGTCATCCGCCACGTCACCGCTGCCGATCTGGATCGCTGCTACGCCATCGAAACCCTCGCCTATGAAGGCGACGAAGCCGCGACCCGCGAAAAGATCGCCACGCGCATCGCCACCTGGCCGGACGGTTTCATCGTCGCCGAAGTCGACGGGCAAGTGGCCGGGTTCATCAACTCCGGTGCAGCGTTCGAGGTGCAGATGTCCGACGAGGCGTTCAAGGAACTGATCGGCCACGACCCGGCCGGGCCGAACGTGGTGATCATGTCGGTGGTGGTGCACCCGGACTATCAGGGCCTGGGTCTGGCCAAGCGCCTGCTGGGCGAATTCATCGAGCGCATGCGCGCCCAGGGCAAGGCGACGATTCACCTGATGTGCAAGGAACGGCACATCCCGCTGTACGCCGGGTTCGGCTTTGCCTACATCAAACCGTCCGAGTCCGACCACGGCGGGATGGCGTGGCACGAGATGATCCTGACCCTCTGA
- a CDS encoding PACE efflux transporter — MQGVKRKLVYVSLYEVIGMTFSAFGLALLSGTSPGSTGPLAVIITTIAVTWNFIYTSLFERWESRQVSRTRTVKRRIAHAVGFQLTLIVFLIPLIAWWMNISLVQAFLLDLALIVFIPCYTFAFNWLFDKVFGLPASALPDPTLAA; from the coding sequence ATGCAAGGCGTCAAACGCAAACTGGTCTACGTGTCGCTCTATGAAGTGATCGGCATGACCTTCTCGGCCTTCGGCCTGGCCTTGTTGTCCGGCACCTCGCCCGGCAGCACCGGTCCGCTGGCGGTGATCATCACCACGATCGCCGTGACCTGGAACTTCATCTACACCTCGCTGTTCGAGCGCTGGGAAAGCCGTCAGGTCTCGCGCACCCGCACGGTCAAACGCCGCATCGCCCACGCCGTCGGCTTCCAGCTGACACTGATCGTGTTCCTGATTCCGCTGATCGCCTGGTGGATGAACATCAGCCTGGTGCAGGCGTTTCTGCTGGATCTGGCGCTGATCGTGTTCATCCCCTGCTACACCTTCGCCTTCAACTGGCTGTTCGATAAGGTGTTCGGTTTGCCGGCCTCGGCGCTGCCGGATCCGACACTCGCAGCATGA
- a CDS encoding MFS transporter has product MTAHAPAAAQRDGIDPIRAAQISARIDRLPAVATIWRLVALLSIGGFFELYDLFQTAYISPGLIRDGIFATGNQGVFGFSDQAAFASATFLGLFLGASLLSPMADRFGRRAIFTFALVWYTVATVLMGVQSSALGIICMRFLVGIGLGIELVTIDAYLSELVPKRMRSSAFAFAFFVQFLSVPAVALMSWWLVPQTPFGVSGWRWVVLASAVFALFIWWLRKRLPESPRWLAQHGRFDEANRILDGIEARCEKDHHQPLDAPEAVAVDVEGKGRFADIWQPPYRRRALMLIVFHIFQAIGFFGFGNWLPALLSGQGVSVTHSLMYAFIITLAYPLGPLLFVKFANRFENKWQIVGSALGAMTFGTLFALQTSAFGLIFCGVMITFCNAWLSFSYHSYQSELFPTNIRARAVGFCYSFSRLSTVFSSLLIGLFLDHFGTPGVLAFIVASMLIVMLTIGYFGPRTRNLALENIAHR; this is encoded by the coding sequence ATGACTGCACACGCCCCCGCCGCCGCGCAACGCGACGGCATCGACCCGATACGCGCCGCACAGATTTCCGCCCGCATCGACCGCCTGCCGGCTGTCGCCACGATCTGGCGGCTGGTGGCGCTGCTGTCGATCGGTGGTTTCTTCGAACTCTACGACCTGTTCCAGACCGCCTACATCAGTCCCGGTCTGATCCGCGACGGCATTTTCGCCACCGGCAATCAGGGCGTGTTCGGTTTCTCCGATCAGGCCGCGTTCGCCTCGGCGACGTTCCTCGGCCTGTTTCTCGGTGCCAGCCTGCTCAGCCCCATGGCGGATCGTTTCGGGCGGCGGGCGATTTTCACCTTCGCGCTGGTCTGGTACACCGTGGCCACGGTGCTGATGGGCGTGCAGAGTTCGGCGCTGGGAATCATCTGCATGCGTTTTCTGGTGGGCATCGGCCTCGGCATCGAACTGGTGACCATCGACGCCTACCTCTCGGAACTGGTGCCCAAACGCATGCGCAGTTCGGCGTTCGCCTTCGCGTTTTTCGTGCAGTTCCTGTCGGTGCCGGCGGTGGCATTGATGTCGTGGTGGCTGGTGCCGCAGACGCCGTTCGGAGTGTCCGGCTGGCGCTGGGTGGTGTTGGCGAGTGCAGTGTTTGCGCTGTTCATCTGGTGGTTGCGCAAGCGCCTGCCGGAGTCGCCGCGCTGGCTGGCTCAGCATGGCCGTTTCGATGAAGCGAACCGGATTCTCGACGGTATCGAGGCACGCTGCGAGAAGGATCATCACCAGCCACTGGACGCGCCGGAAGCAGTGGCGGTGGATGTCGAAGGCAAGGGCCGTTTCGCCGACATCTGGCAACCGCCGTATCGCCGCCGGGCGTTGATGTTGATCGTCTTCCACATCTTCCAGGCCATCGGTTTCTTCGGCTTCGGCAACTGGCTGCCGGCATTGCTTTCCGGCCAGGGCGTCAGTGTCACTCACAGCCTGATGTACGCGTTCATCATCACCCTCGCTTACCCGCTCGGGCCGTTGCTGTTCGTGAAATTCGCCAACCGCTTCGAGAACAAATGGCAGATCGTCGGCTCGGCCCTCGGCGCCATGACCTTCGGCACCTTGTTCGCGTTGCAGACCAGCGCCTTCGGCCTGATCTTCTGCGGTGTGATGATCACCTTCTGCAACGCCTGGCTGAGCTTCAGTTATCACTCCTATCAGAGCGAACTGTTCCCCACCAACATCCGCGCCCGGGCGGTAGGGTTCTGCTATTCGTTCAGCCGGTTGTCGACGGTGTTCAGCAGCCTGTTGATCGGTCTGTTTCTCGATCACTTCGGCACACCGGGCGTGTTGGCGTTCATCGTCGCCAGCATGCTGATCGTGATGTTGACCATCGGTTATTTCGGCCCCCGCACCCGCAACCTTGCGCTGGAAAACATTGCCCATCGCTGA